From one Plasmodium yoelii strain 17X genome assembly, chromosome: 12 genomic stretch:
- a CDS encoding protein MPODD, putative — protein sequence MFKLPFYSFNKNSLLVQCCKGAFAYYIPQNLIVISIFFYYQYNKSQLASGKRVRIQNCDESINNFLKGKKLTKDNIEIQKKRNIYTVSLI from the exons ATGTTTAAATTACCATTTTATAGTTTTAACAAAAATTCATTGTTGGTTCAATGCTGTAAAGGAGCATTTGCTTATTATATTCCTCAAAACTTAATAGTCAttagcatatttttttattaccaatataat AAAAGCCAACTGGCAAGTGGTAAGAGGGTGCGAATACAAAACTGTGATGAgtcaataaataattttttaaaaggaaaaaagtTAACTAAGGATAACATcgaaatacaaaaaaaacgAAACATATATACCGTATCcctgatataa
- a CDS encoding ubiquitin regulatory protein, putative: MPNIRSLNDLRKDEKRNKEHVAHYTGGQKSGLEVENSDSDDMAQSYYTSKLPENCRRITLYKNGFTIDEGEFRDFEVEENKKFMENIEAGILPKELQGKDKSIMNVAIKDKSSQIYTKNKSQEEKTLYKGQGVKLGSSNSNLNEEEINKIIASNPTDIKEIKIDDNNPITTIQIRLYNGKKIIQKFNYNHTVEDLFQFVYGHTPINFSLFFDFPLKKIERNNKTLQEENLLGVIITQKL; encoded by the exons ATGCCGAATATAAG ATCACTGAATGACCTAagaaaagatgaaaaaaggAACAAAGAGCATGTAGCACATTATACAGGAGGGCAAAAAAGTGGATTGGAAGTCGAAAATTCTGATTCTGATGATATGGCTCAAAGCTATTATACATCAAAACTACCCGAAAATTGTAGAcgtataacattatataaaaatggatttACAATTGATGAAGGTGAATTTCGTGATTTCGAAGTtgaggaaaataaaaaatttatggaAAATATTGAAGCAGGTATATTACCAAAAGAATTACAAGGAAAAGATAAAAGTATTATGAATGTTGCTATTAAAGATAAAAGTAgtcaaatatatacaaaaaataaatcacaagaagaaaaaacattatataaAGGTCAAGGAGTTAAGTTAGGGTCAAGTAATTCAAATTTAAATgaagaagaaataaataaaataatagcatCCAATCCTACTGAtattaaagaaataaaaattgatgATAATAATCCTATAACAACAATACAAATAAGATTATATAatggtaaaaaaattattcaaaaatttaattataatcatACTGTAGAAGATTTATTTCAATTTGTTTATGGTCACACACCAATTaatttttcacttttttttgatttccctcttaaaaaaattgagagaaataataaaacactACAAGAAGAAAATCTTTTAGGAGTTATTATAAcacaaaaattatga
- a CDS encoding coatomer subunit epsilon, putative, translating to MDTTLQIRDYFYGGFNNFCLENYDKIQSQEKKEVEEYIYQIYMIKNIKNDIILSLNNPKNSNLYLLYLYYKYYYLCDKENVLEEINQLKIYSQNGNILKSRILFDNDKIEECFDLFEDGSIEANAAKVFMLLNIWRNDLVYNIMDNYFFKMNEDIPIVKIVLAIFYLYNNNNKESFLIFDDLESLYTPMLNDSSNIIWNGKGVSNMLNHEYNDAKEFLINALKNSDIYYPDVIYNLITCSLYLCELDEADDYLNKLYNSYPPHDSLSVLKNIDYEIDHFVPDF from the exons ATGGATACTACATTACAA ATTCGAGATTATTTCTACGGAGGatttaacaatttttgtttagaaaattatgataaaattcaaagccaagaaaaaaaagaagtagaagaatatatatatcaaatatatatgataaagaatattaaaaatgatataatattaaGTTTAAATAATCCGAAAAATtccaatttatatttattatatttatattataaatattattatttatgtgaTAAAGAAAATGTGTTAGAAGAAATAAAccaattaaaaatttattctcaaaatggtaatatattaaaaagcCGAATATTGTttgataatgataaaatagaAGAATGTTTTGATTTATTTGAAGATGGTTCTATAGAAGCAAATGCTGCAAaagtttttatgttattaaatatatggagAAATGATttagtatataatataatggataattatttttttaaaatgaatGAAGATATTCCAATAGTAAAAATAGTTttagctattttttatttatataataataataataaagaaagctttttaatttttgatgATTTAGAATCTTTATATACACCTATGCTTAATGATAGTTCAAATATTATATGGAATGGTAAAGGAGTCTCAAATATGTTAAATCATGAATATAATGATGCaaaagaatttttaataaatgctttaaaaaattctgatatatattatcctGATGTTATATATAATCTTATTACAtgttcattatatttatgtgaATTAGATGAGGCAGATGATTATTTAAACAAACTTTATAATTCTTATCCCCCTCATGATAGTTTAtctgttttaaaaaatatcgaTTATGAAATTGATCATTTTGTTCCggatttttaa
- a CDS encoding chromosome condensation regulator produces the protein MKNISNVKNTLFIFGSGECGQLPPKYCDEYIQSNPKAIHDLPSNIEEVICGSMHTIIKTKDDKIYSFGCNDMGVLGRKTFSNSTKDPEHSPTLINFSFPSKIKKITCGDNHTAILLHNGKVFIAGGFRDSFGVLGIPSFSDDDQVLPKTDKFIEVKFELPEKGAESGEESEASESDEESDAAGSESESENRAENDAAGSKNRGCKIINIVSGEDHLICLEKTRKHIFTMGNSDSCQVCNPYYSQEESEKNRIKYLFPNCYHYKDFGFLNKFKNIYCGGNNTFIQLSKSLDVYGIGRNAYGSCGVNLKDNIIKTFKKINELSNKKIKQLCGGQSFTVCLLKNNDLYIWGNREILGMEYHDDSFSPIKLDFFKNNNYIVKKLFCGTDHCLVLTENDKLFGWGTGGNEFDENSSIGVIEQNKPSEINFIKYFNKEIFKNNMNNSDLLINQIKITSFSGGSSHCALISSHTFSEKVSLKRGHDESYNEDIYMKKQKMEKIMNSSGKNDIIMNEDDNKINIDQTEDIKKKSFFGSFYFSSTKSNNKDSKLSKDEFEIDKNETSQNDTNQYDTTLDEDVTKKRKSTKNKSYVNIENPTRRQPRRSCKENISLKENANRQFYQIVDESISKKKRKTDSDIKSNKNQLDKKKESKSFSAKNNKRKSLTHPSAK, from the coding sequence atgaaaaatattagcaatgttaaaaatacattatttatttttgggTCAGGAGAATGTGGGCAACTTCCTCCAAAATATTGTGATGAATATATACAAAGCAATCCTAAAGCAATTCATGATTTACCATCTAATATTGAAGAAGTAATATGTGGATCTATGCATacaattataaaaacaaaagatgataaaatatattcatttggATGTAATGATATGGGTGTATTGGGAAGAAAAACATTTAGTAATAGTACAAAAGATCCTGAACATTCACCtacattaataaatttttcatttccttcaaaaataaaaaaaataacatgtGGAGATAATCATACAGCtattttattacataatGGGAAAGTATTTATTGCAGGCGGGTTTAGAGATTCATTTGGGGTTTTAGGAATTCCTTCATTTTCAGATGATGATCAAGTTTTGCCAAAAACGGATAAATTTATCGAAGTCAAATTCGAGCTCCCTGAAAAGGGCGCCGAAAGTGGCGAAGAAAGCGAGGCGAGCGAAAGTGACGAAGAAAGTGATGCGGCTGGAAGCGAAAGCGAAAGCGAAAACAGGGCTGAAAATGACGCGGCTGGAAGCAAAAACAGGGGCtgcaaaataataaacatcGTTTCAGGTGAAGACCATTTGATATGTCTAGAAAAAACACGAAAGCACATATTTACGATGGGAAATAGTGATTCGTGCCAAGTTTGCAATCCATACTATTCCCAAGAAGAATCAGAAAAAAATCGaatcaaatatttatttcctAATTGTTATCATTATAAAGATTTTGggtttttaaataaatttaaaaatatatattgtggaggtaataatacatttattCAATTATCAAAATCTTTAGATGTATATGGTATTGGTAGAAATGCTTATGGGTCATGTGGTGTTAATTTAaaagataatataattaaaacttttaaaaaaataaatgaattatctaataaaaaaataaaacaattatgTGGTGGACAAAGTTTTACTGTAtgtttgttaaaaaataatgatttatacaTATGGGGAAATAGAGAAATATTAGGAATGGAATATCATGATGATTCTTTTAGTCCAATAAAATtagatttttttaaaaataataattatattgttaaaaaattattttgtggAACAGATCATTGTTTGGTTTTAacagaaaatgataaattatttggTTGGGGAACTGGAGGAAATGAATTTGATGAGAATAGTTCTATTGGTGTtatagaacaaaataaaccatctgaaattaattttataaaatattttaataaagaaatttttaaaaataatatgaacaattcagatttattaataaatcaaataaaaattacatCGTTTTCTGGTGGTTCATCACATTGTGCTTTAATATCATCTCATACTTTTTCTGAAAAAGTATCATTGAAAAGAGGTCATGATGAATCATATAATGAagatatttatatgaaaaaacaaaaaatggaaaaaattatgaacagttcaggtaaaaatgatattattatgaacgaagatgataataaaataaatattgacCAAACcgaagatataaaaaaaaaaagtttttttggatcattttattttagctcaacaaaatcaaataataaagattCTAAATTATCAAAAGACGAATTtgaaattgataaaaatgaaacttCACAAAATGATACTAATCAATATGATACAACATTAGATGAAGATGTAactaaaaaaagaaaaagtacaaaaaataaatcttaTGTAAATATTGAAAATCCAACAAGAAGACAGCCAAGAAGATCTtgtaaagaaaatatatctttaaaaGAAAATGCAAATAGACAATTTTATCAAATTGTTGATGAATCaatttcgaaaaaaaaaagaaaaacagaTTCTGAtataaaaagtaataaaaaccaactagataaaaaaaaagaatcgAAATCTTTCTctgcaaaaaataataagcgAAAATCGCTGACACATCCTTCTGCCAAATAA